The genomic stretch CTATTTGTAGGAATTTCAGCACAAATAAAAAATCCCGTAAAATTCAAATTCACCGTTAACGAATTGGGCAACAATCAGTATGAAGCTGTTTTGAATGCAACGTTAGAAAGCGGATGGCACATTTATTCGAGAGACATCCCGGAAGACACGGGAATCCCAACAGAATATGTTGTTTCAGGGAAAAATATAGAACTGATTGGAAAATTTCAGGAAGTAGGAAAAAAACATGAAGAATTTTCTGAAGCTTTCGGCGGAACGATTATTTACTATTCCAACGCTGCTGGTTTTAAGCAAAAATTCAAATTAAAAGATCCCACAAAAGCTGGAGAAGTCGTTGCTGAAATCACTTATCAGACTTGCGACGACAGAGTTTGTCTTGCTCCGAATACTTTAGAATTCAACAAAAAAATTACTCCAACCGGAGTGACAGAAGAAGCTGTAGCTGATGATAAAACAAAAATTACAATAGATTCTGTAAAAGCTGTTGAAACCCTTGTACAAAACCCTGCGAAAGGAGATTCTGCAGTTGTGGAGGCTTCAAAATTGGATCCTAAACAATTAAAAATAGCTTCTATTGACATCGCAAAACCTTTAACAGATTGCGGTACAGGATCATCAAAAATTACTGAAAATTATTGGACGTATCTTTTATTAGGTTTCGTTGGAGGTTTAATCGCTTTGTTGACGCCATGCGTTTTCCCGATGATTCCATTAACGGTTTCTTTCTTTACAAAAGGGAACAAAAATCCGGCAAAAGGGAAAAGAGATGCTTTGGTTTATGGTTTTTTCATTCTTTTGATATTTGTTTTATTGAGTCTTCCTTTCCATTTAATTGATGGAATTGCTGGAAATATTTTCAACGAAATTTCTACCAACGTTTGGCTGAATATCGTATTCTTTATCATCTTTATTTTCTTTGCAGGAAGTTTCTTCGGATATTATGATATTACATTACCAAGCTCTATTGCCAACAAATCTTCAAAAGCAGAAGAGGCAGGTGGAATGATTGGTATTTTCTTCATGGCTTTAACTTTGGTAATTGTTTCCTTCTCTTGTACAGGTCCTATTTTGGGAAGTTTATTGGGAAGCGCAATTACAGGTTCAGCAAACGTTCCGATGTTGTTAACATTTGCTTTGGCTGGTTTCGGATTGGCTTGGGCGATTGTTTTCGGACTATTGGCATTATTCCCGCAGGCTTTACAAAGTCTTCCAAAATCTGGAGGATGGATGAACACGGTGAAAGTTGTTTTAGGTTTTGTAGAATTGGCTTTAGCTTTAAAATTCTTATCAAAAGCAGATTTAGTTTCTAAAACTTTCTTAATTAAAAGAGAACTTTTCATTGCAATCTGGATTGTAGTTGCGATTGGATTGGTTATTTATTTATTCGGATTAATAAGATTTCCGCACGACGATAAGAAGCCAAAAATTTCTATTGCAAGAAAGATCATCGGAGTTTTAGGAATTGGTTTTGTGATTTATTTAATTCAGGGTTTAATTCCTGCCGAAAGACCAAAACTATCATTATTAAGCGGGATTTTGCCTCCTTTGAATGTAAGTTATTTCCATGACGAAAAAGACGGAATTCTGGGAATGCATCCTGAACATGATTTCTTTAAAGCTATTGAACTGGCCAAAAAAGAAAACAAACCCATTCTACTCGACTTTACAGGTTACGGATGTGAAAACTGCAGAAAAATGGAGGAATTCGTTTGGAGCGAACCGGATATCTTACCAATTCTGCAGAACGATGTTGTACTTGCCTCTCTTTACGTGGACGACAAAGAAGAGCTTCCTGAAGACCAAAAAACCAAAATTGATTTAGGAGACGGGCAGGTAAAGAAAGTGAAAACAATTGGTGACAGATGGAGTTTATTCCAAACCGCTAATTTTAATAATAATTCGCAGCCTCATTACGTTCTTTTGACTCCGGATG from Chryseobacterium indoltheticum encodes the following:
- a CDS encoding protein-disulfide reductase DsbD family protein — encoded protein: MRSNAILKILTFTFLLLFVGISAQIKNPVKFKFTVNELGNNQYEAVLNATLESGWHIYSRDIPEDTGIPTEYVVSGKNIELIGKFQEVGKKHEEFSEAFGGTIIYYSNAAGFKQKFKLKDPTKAGEVVAEITYQTCDDRVCLAPNTLEFNKKITPTGVTEEAVADDKTKITIDSVKAVETLVQNPAKGDSAVVEASKLDPKQLKIASIDIAKPLTDCGTGSSKITENYWTYLLLGFVGGLIALLTPCVFPMIPLTVSFFTKGNKNPAKGKRDALVYGFFILLIFVLLSLPFHLIDGIAGNIFNEISTNVWLNIVFFIIFIFFAGSFFGYYDITLPSSIANKSSKAEEAGGMIGIFFMALTLVIVSFSCTGPILGSLLGSAITGSANVPMLLTFALAGFGLAWAIVFGLLALFPQALQSLPKSGGWMNTVKVVLGFVELALALKFLSKADLVSKTFLIKRELFIAIWIVVAIGLVIYLFGLIRFPHDDKKPKISIARKIIGVLGIGFVIYLIQGLIPAERPKLSLLSGILPPLNVSYFHDEKDGILGMHPEHDFFKAIELAKKENKPILLDFTGYGCENCRKMEEFVWSEPDILPILQNDVVLASLYVDDKEELPEDQKTKIDLGDGQVKKVKTIGDRWSLFQTANFNNNSQPHYVLLTPDGKVINTPVSGYMEKEKFKKFLECGVNYFKNNK